In a genomic window of Brettanomyces nanus chromosome 1, complete sequence:
- the STI35 gene encoding Thiamine thiazole synthase (BUSCO:EOG09342UU4) produces MGSSTITETQNAPLSLQGANIFNGDSSLANATNAVFDWPSFEFAPIRESEVSRAMTSRYFKDLDKYAESDIVIVGAGSAGLSCAYVLATARPDLKIAIIEANVAVGGGCFLGGQLFSAMVLRKPADEFIKELGIDYDDEGNFIVIKHAALFITTLSSKVLALPNVKLFNATCVEDLITRTAASGDVNVAGVVTNWTLVSMHHDDQSCMDPNTINAKVVISCTGHDGPMGAFCVKRLAAQGLLKRNRMGCLDMNRAEDAIVRGTREVFPGLVCAGMELSECDSSNRMGPTFGAMVLSGVHAAEVALKVYERI; encoded by the exons ATGGG GTCATCCACCATTACTGAAACTCAAAACGCccctctttctttgcagGGTGCCAATATCTTCAACGGTGACTCTTCCCTCGCCAACGCTACCAATGCCGTATTTGATTGGCCTTCCTTTGAATTTGCTCCAATCAGAGAGTCAGAAGTCTCTAGGGCAATGACTTCCAGGTATTTTAAGGATTTGGACAAGTATGCAGAGTCGGACATTGTTATCGTTGGGGCAGGTTCTGCTGGTTTGTCATGTGCTTATGTCCTTGCAACGGCTCGTCCAGACTTGAAAATTGCTATAATCGAGGCAAATGTTGCTGTTGGAGGTGGCTGCTTCCTCGGTGGTCAATTGTTCTCGGCTATGGTTCTCAGAAAACCTGCCGATGAGTTTATCAAAGAGTTAGGTATTGATTACGATGACGAGGGTAACTTCATTGTCATCAAGCATGCCGCACTATTTATTACGACCCTTTCTTCCAAGGTTTTGGCTTTGCCCAATGTCAAATTGTTCAACGCTACATGTGTTGAGGACTTGATTACTCGGACTGCCGCTTCCGGTGATGTCAATGTCGCGGGTGTTGTTACCAATTGGACTTTAGTCTCCATGCACCATGATGATCAATCCTGCATGGATCCTAATACGATTAATGCCAAGGTTGTTATTTCTTGCACTGGTCACGATGGTCCAATGGGTGCTTTCTGTGTCAAGAGATTGGCCGCTCAGGGtttattgaagaggaacAGAATGGGCTGTCTTGATATGAACAGAGCTGAGGATGCCATCGTCAGAGGAACCAGGGAGGTTTTCCCAGGCTTGGTCTGCGCCGGTATGGAGCTATCTGAGTGCGATTCTTCTAACAGGATGGGCCCGACCTTTGGAGCCATGGTCTTATCTGGAGTTCATGCCGCCGAAGTGGCATTGAAAGTCTACGAGCGCATTTAG
- a CDS encoding uncharacterized protein (EggNog:ENOG41): MPELFDPVQAEQQFGLMLTTVEESIKISDSSTYADCFRKKDLRRTLIVLFSFFMQPWSGVAFIASYSTYYYELAGFSTHRSYQLSCGAQALSIFGVIVSWFIFDKFGRRPLILYGMSCLTILNLIVSAAGTATDNMTSMTVACAFMVMYNFFYNVSIGPLAYIFAAEVSSVSLRAKTVAVGSIVNSAFWCMWSFVLPYMFNPDQANMGSKINFIFTGFSLMSIFVFYFYQPETAGRSFEDIDEMFAAKIPARKWKNYETEAMTMNKKAYDDMKGVNVDHAENTEDVV, from the exons ATGCCCGA ATTATTCGATCCTGTCCAAGCTGAGCAACAGTTTGGCTTGATGTTAACGACCGTCGAAGAATCTATCAAAATTTCCGACTCTAGTACTTACGCAGACTGCTTTAGGAAGAAGGATCTcagaagaactttgattGTGCTTTTTAGTTTCTTCATGCAACCATGGAGTGGTGTTGCTTTCATCGCCAGTTACTCAACGTACTATTATGAACTTGCAGGCTTCTCTACTCATCGGTCTTATCAGTTGAGTTGTGGTGCCCAGGCATTGTCGATCTTTGGTGTTATTGTTTCTTGGTTCATCTTCGACAAGTTCGGTCGTAGACCCTTAATTTTGTATGGTATGTCTTGCTTGACTATCTTGAATCTCATTGTTTCAGCTGCCGGTACCGCTACTGATAACATGACTTCGATGACGGTTGCTTGTGCCTTTATGGTCATGTACAACTTTTTCTATAATGTTTCCATTGGACCGTTGGCTTATATTTTTGCTGCAGAGGTCTCATCTGTGAGTTTAAGGGCGAAGACTGTGGCCGTCGGTTCTATAGTCAACTCTGCCTTCTGGTGCATGTGGAGTTTTGTTTTGCCTTACATGTTCAACCCTGATCAGGCAAATATGGGCTCGAAGatcaacttcattttcacaGGTTTCTCCCTTATGTCtatcttcgtcttctacTTTTACCAACCAGAAACTGCTGGTAGATCATTTGAGGATATTGACGAGATGTTTGCAGCTAAGATTCCTGCTAgaaagtggaagaactATGAGACTGAAGCAATGACGATGAACAAAAAAGCTTACGACGATATGAAGGGCGTTAACGTCGATCATGCTGAAAACACTGAAGATGTTGTTTAG